Within Elizabethkingia sp. JS20170427COW, the genomic segment AACATCATTACGCAAAGAGTTGCCAGGCAATATCTTTGCGTAATGGTTTAATACTTAACTTCATGAACAAGTTTTTCTTACTGTTTTTATTCTGTTGTTTTTGGGGGTGGGGGCAACAAAAGAAAGCTGTTTCTCCAGCTTTGAAAAAAGATGTGTTTTTTAATAAAAAAAATGCTAAAAAACCTACTGCTCCACCTAGCAAAATAGAATTGAAAAATGCAGATAGCACCAATGTAAAAGCAGAATTATATGATGGAAACCCTTATTTTGAAGGGCATGTAGAACTCCACCATGAGGGAAGTATCTTAAAATCGGACTTGGTGATTCTTTATCAAAAAGAAAACTTTGTAAAAGCTATTGGACATGTAGATATTACCAATCCAGATGGAACCCATCTCGTTTCCGATGAAGCTGAATATGATGGAAATACTCAAAAAGCAATTGCCAGAGGTAATGTAGTGCTTACCGACCCTAATCAAAGGATAGAGACCGAAACATTATACTACGATAGGATTACAGGAACAGCTTATTTTAATGAAAACGGAACTATATATGTACCCAAAGACAATAGTGTTATCCATACCAAATTAGGAACTTACTATGTAAGAGAACAAAGAATTATTTTTGATGAAAACTATCGTATAGATAACGATCAGTACATTACAGAGGGCAAAAATGTAAACTATTTACGTGGAGAGGGAGTTGCTATTTTTCATGGACCCACTACGGTTACCAATAAGCAGAAACCTTCTAACTATGTTTATACGGAAGAAGGAAAATATAATATGAACACCAAAGAAGTTTTCCTTCATAAAAATTCATATATCAAATATAATGGTAAAATCCTTACAGGGGATGATATGTTCTTCAACCAATTAACAGGTTTTGGAAAGGCTACGGGAAATGTGAAATTAGATGACCCTGCTGAAAACAGATTGCTATTAGGAGGATATGGCGAAATCTATGAGAAAAAAGATTCAGCGATGGTAACCCAAAAGCCTTATGCTATTAAGATTTTTAAAAACGATTCTGCCTATATTGCTGCTCAAACAATTATTGCATATCAAAAGCCTGATAGTACAGGAAAGGTGAAGAAGAGCTATTTAAAAGCCTATAAACAAGCAAGGATGTTTAAAACCAATGGGCAAGGACGGGCAGATTCTTTATCTTATAACGAAACCGATGGTATTATGCACTTTGTAGGGAAACCTATTTTTTGGACTGGAGAAAAGCAAGTAACTGGCGATATCATCAAAGCTTATTCTAATCCAGAGCTAGAACAGGTAGATTCTATTCATGTTGAGGGAAATGCCTTCGCTATTAGTAAGGCAGATTCTTTGAATTTAAAAGATGAATTCAACCAAGTAAAAGGAAACTTGATGACGGTTTACCTAAAGGATAATGAGCTAGACCAAGCTCATGTGGTGGGAAATGCCGTTTCTATCGTATATGCCGATAATCAAGATTCTAAAACCAAAACAACAGAACGTATAGGAATTAATTATTCTACCTGTGGTATTATAAAAGTGAAATTCACGAATAGAAAAGTAGAAACCATCAGTTGCGAGATTGGTGCACTCTCCGATACCTATCCTATGAGTAAGATTTCTAAAGAAAAAAGATTTTTCCCAGATTTTAATTGGAATACTAAGGATAGACCGAAGCGTTGGCAAGATATCTTCTTAAATACTCCTAATTATCCAGAGACTCAATATACTTCGGAAAACCCATTGTATGATGCTGCTCAGGCAATTATTCAGAAACAAGAAGAGGAGAAAAAGGCCAAAGAGCCCAAGCGAATAAAAAAAGAATAAAAATTATTTATAAATTCAAAATGAAATCAGAATTTTTTAAATACCAAGCACAAACCACTGCTTTTGCTTCGGGATTCGAGGTGGAAAAGGCAGAAGGGTCATACATATACGGAAAAGATGGAAGAGCTTACCTAGATTTTGTCGCAGGAGTTTCTGCAAATACTCTAGGACACTCTCACCCAAAAGTGATTCAGGCAATTAAGGAGCAGGCAGATAAATACCTTCACGTAATGGTGTATGGCGAATATGCTCAGGAAAAACCCGTTGCTGTTTGCAAGTTGTTAGCAGAGGCAACCCCAGCACCTTTGGAGGTTACCTATTTGGTTAATAGCGGGGCAGAGGCAATAGATGGAGCTTTAAAGTTAGCCAAAAGATATACGGGACGCGAGGAGATTATTGCATTTAAAGATGCTTATCACGGAAATACCCATGGGGCTTTAAGCGTTGCTGGGAACGAGGCTCATAAAAGAGAATTCCGTCCGTTGCTTCCAATGGTTAATTTTATTGAATTTAACAATAGAGAGGATTTTGCTCAGATTACTGAAAAAACCGCTTGTGTAATTGTTGAAACCATCCAAGGAGCGGCTGGATTTATCATGCCAGAAGGAGATTATTTTCAACAACTTAAAAAGAGATGTGAAGAAGTAGGAGCTCTTTTAATTTTAGATGAAATACAACCTGGCTTCGGTAGAACAGGTAAACTGTTCGCCTTTGAGCACTATGGTATTGTCCCAGATATTTTGGTGATGGGAAAAGGCATGGGAGGAGGCGTCCCGGTAGGAGCTTTTATGTCCAGTAAGGAAATCATGTCCAGTTTATCCCATTCTCCTAAATTGGGACATATTACAACCTTTGGAGGAAATGCTTTAATTGCGGCATCTTCTTATGCAACGATTTCTGAAGTGTTAGAGTCTAATTTGATGGCCGAGGCTTTAGAAAAAGAAAAACTTTTCAGATCTCTATTAGTGGACCCTAAGATTAAAAACATTAACGGAAAAGGACTTATGCTAGCCGTAGATTTAGGGACTCCTGAATATTGCTTGCAAGTTGCGGCTCGTTGCATGGAGAAAGGACTTATCGTTTTTTGGCAACTTTATAAGAATAATTATATGAGAATTACGCCTCCTCTAACAATTTCCCCTGAAGAAATAGAAAAAGGTTGTCGTATTATTATAGATACTCTCAATGAAATATAATTGTTAATTTCTGCTCTAGCTATTGCTTTAATATAAACAAATTTATATATTGCGCCAAATAAAGTTGGTTATATTTATGGCGAAAACAAAAATACATCTGGAGTATCCCATGCATTGTCAATCCGAAATATTGTATGAATACCTTGCTAGTGCTGAAGGTTTGGCAGAATGGTTTGCGGAAGAAGTTGTAGAAAAAGGAGATGATTTTTACTTCAGTTGGGGAGGAGGCGAACCAGAAAAGGCGACAATGATACGATATAAACCTGAAGGATTTGTAAGATACAGATGGGAAGCAGATGAGGGAACAAAGTATTTTTTTGAGATGACCATAGTAGTTGATGAAATTACCAATGATCTTTCTCTTAATATTACCGACTTTGCAGATGAAGGCGACGAGGAAGAAGTACAACAATACTGGGACAACCTTATTGAAAATTTACAAATTAAATTAGGAGCTGCTTAACAAAATGATACAGTTTTTTCAAAATAAACAAAAAGACCCGGCAGACCGGGCTTTTTTATATGGTGATGGGATTTGGGTTACTTTCTATCTTAGAAATAGCCTTCTCATTTTAGCTGAGGAAAGCTATTTTTATGTAATGGCTTCCATGCGTAAGTTGAGAATGGATATTCCCCAATCTTATACTTTAGAGTTCTTTACCGAACTACTTACTAAGGAAGTGATAGAAAAGGGAGTAAAAAATGCAAGGATTAAATTTTTTGTGTATCGAGCTTCTTCAGCACAACAGAATTTAGCAAAGAATAATGTGGAATTCTATTTTGAAGTTCAAGAAGTAGAAGATATCCTGAAAGCGGAAAAGGATTATGAATTAGATCTTATTAAAGAGATTAATGTAAATACCAATCTGTTTAGTAATATCCATGTACATAGCCCAGAAAATATCTATGCTGATATTTACGCAAAGGAAAATGATTTAGACGATGTCATCCTCCTTAACCCAGAAAAAAGAGTAGCAAGAACCAGCCAAGGAAACATCCTTCTTATTAATGAGAATACGATTCGCATTCCGAAGCTTACGGAAGGAGCTTATATTTCTCCTTTATTAGAGTCTTTTGTTCAGTTTTTAGATAAAAATAGAAAAGCACTTATCTCGGAATCCGAAATTATTGCTTTTGAAACCCAAAAGGCAGATGAGATATTATTAATATCCGAAACCACAGGAATTCATCATGTGACCAAGGTGAGGAATAAGGAGTTTAAGACTTCTCACTTCCAAGACCTCCTGCAAGCGTGGAGAGAATCCTCCTAAAATATTAAGACTATTTCCTTTTTGGGAAATGGTCTTTTTTTATACAAAAGCAAAAAGGTTCTGCCAAAATTACATTTCTAAAGATAACTTTCTGCCAATTTAACAGCTGTTTTTTTCAAAAAATACATTTTCATAGTTTTGGCATATTATTAGAGACTCCCATAACAAGTTTAAAAATATTAATCAAAAAAAAATTAAACATATGTCTATTAGTATTAAACCAATCACAGGCTCTCAAGTGAGAATTATTATCAAGCCTCAACCGGCAGAAACTAAAACTGCTTCAGGTTTATTTATCCCTGATACTGCTAAAGAAAAACCACAACAAGGAGAAGTAGTAGCAGTAGGTAACGATTTGAAAGATGAGATAGCTACAGTAAAAGTAGGTGATAAAGTCCTATATGGTAAATACAGCGGAACCGAGCTAAAATGGGAAGGCGAAGATTACCTTATTATGAGAGAAGCTGATATCCTTGCGGTAATAGGATAGTAGATATTCTAACAACAAAATAATAACAACATACCTTTATCAAGGAAAATAAAAAAGATATAAAATGGCAAAAGATATAAAATTCGATATCGAATCAAGAGATGCCCTAAAAAGAGGGGTAGATGCATTAGCAAATGCAGTAAAAGTAACTTTAGGACCTAAAGGGAGAAATGTAGTAATCGAAAAATCTTTCGGAGCTCCTCACGTAACTAAAGATGGGGTTTCTGTAGCAAAAGAAATTGAGCTAGAAGATAAAGTAGAGAACATGGGAGCACAAATGGTAAAAGAAGTTGCTTCTAAAACCAACGATTTAGCAGGAGATGGTACAACTACCGCTACTGTTTTGGCTCAAGCTATCGTTAGAGAAGGGCTTAAAAACGTTGCTGCAGGTGCTAACCCTATGGATCTTAAGAGAGGTATTGATAAAGCGGTTTCTACTGTGGTAGCCAACCTTAAATCTCAATCTCAAGAAGTTGGCGACTCTTCTGAAAAAATCCAACAAGTAGCTTCTATTTC encodes:
- a CDS encoding OstA-like protein, encoding MNKFFLLFLFCCFWGWGQQKKAVSPALKKDVFFNKKNAKKPTAPPSKIELKNADSTNVKAELYDGNPYFEGHVELHHEGSILKSDLVILYQKENFVKAIGHVDITNPDGTHLVSDEAEYDGNTQKAIARGNVVLTDPNQRIETETLYYDRITGTAYFNENGTIYVPKDNSVIHTKLGTYYVREQRIIFDENYRIDNDQYITEGKNVNYLRGEGVAIFHGPTTVTNKQKPSNYVYTEEGKYNMNTKEVFLHKNSYIKYNGKILTGDDMFFNQLTGFGKATGNVKLDDPAENRLLLGGYGEIYEKKDSAMVTQKPYAIKIFKNDSAYIAAQTIIAYQKPDSTGKVKKSYLKAYKQARMFKTNGQGRADSLSYNETDGIMHFVGKPIFWTGEKQVTGDIIKAYSNPELEQVDSIHVEGNAFAISKADSLNLKDEFNQVKGNLMTVYLKDNELDQAHVVGNAVSIVYADNQDSKTKTTERIGINYSTCGIIKVKFTNRKVETISCEIGALSDTYPMSKISKEKRFFPDFNWNTKDRPKRWQDIFLNTPNYPETQYTSENPLYDAAQAIIQKQEEEKKAKEPKRIKKE
- the groES gene encoding co-chaperone GroES, whose amino-acid sequence is MSISIKPITGSQVRIIIKPQPAETKTASGLFIPDTAKEKPQQGEVVAVGNDLKDEIATVKVGDKVLYGKYSGTELKWEGEDYLIMREADILAVIG
- a CDS encoding aminotransferase class IV — encoded protein: MIQFFQNKQKDPADRAFLYGDGIWVTFYLRNSLLILAEESYFYVMASMRKLRMDIPQSYTLEFFTELLTKEVIEKGVKNARIKFFVYRASSAQQNLAKNNVEFYFEVQEVEDILKAEKDYELDLIKEINVNTNLFSNIHVHSPENIYADIYAKENDLDDVILLNPEKRVARTSQGNILLINENTIRIPKLTEGAYISPLLESFVQFLDKNRKALISESEIIAFETQKADEILLISETTGIHHVTKVRNKEFKTSHFQDLLQAWRESS
- a CDS encoding aspartate aminotransferase family protein, with the translated sequence MKSEFFKYQAQTTAFASGFEVEKAEGSYIYGKDGRAYLDFVAGVSANTLGHSHPKVIQAIKEQADKYLHVMVYGEYAQEKPVAVCKLLAEATPAPLEVTYLVNSGAEAIDGALKLAKRYTGREEIIAFKDAYHGNTHGALSVAGNEAHKREFRPLLPMVNFIEFNNREDFAQITEKTACVIVETIQGAAGFIMPEGDYFQQLKKRCEEVGALLILDEIQPGFGRTGKLFAFEHYGIVPDILVMGKGMGGGVPVGAFMSSKEIMSSLSHSPKLGHITTFGGNALIAASSYATISEVLESNLMAEALEKEKLFRSLLVDPKIKNINGKGLMLAVDLGTPEYCLQVAARCMEKGLIVFWQLYKNNYMRITPPLTISPEEIEKGCRIIIDTLNEI
- a CDS encoding START-like domain-containing protein, which gives rise to MAKTKIHLEYPMHCQSEILYEYLASAEGLAEWFAEEVVEKGDDFYFSWGGGEPEKATMIRYKPEGFVRYRWEADEGTKYFFEMTIVVDEITNDLSLNITDFADEGDEEEVQQYWDNLIENLQIKLGAA